acaggggaagggggcaccccatagacaaataagttgatcattgtcttagccgtgtgcggtgccccctccaccataatccacctcggtcatatcgtcgtagtgcttaggcgaagccctgcgccggtagcttcatcatcaccgtcatcacgccgtcgtgctgacgaagctctccctcgacactcagctggatcgagagttcgtgggacgtcaccgagctgaacgtgtgcagatcgcggaggtgccgtactttcggtactaggatcggtcggatcgtgaagacgtacgactacatcaaccgcgttgtcataacgcttttgcttacggtctacgagggtacgtggactatactctccgctctcgttgctatgcatcaccatgatagatcttgcgtgtgcgtaggatttttttttgaaattaccgcgttccccaacaccaacttGCCCTTCACTTGAAGTTGAGACAACATCAAATTCCAATCCAAGCAAGAAGAAAAGAAGTCAAAGACAGCAAAGGCAAGAGGTTCGACATTCTACACTTTTGAGGATATCTTGTTGGTAAAATGTTGGTTGGCCACAACAATAGACCCAATATGCGGCACGGAACAAAAGGGGACAAGTATTGGGAGAAGATTTGGAAGGAATATCATGAACAAAAGCAATATGTGGAGCCGCATCATATCGTCACCAATTGCAATGTGGCATCTCTTCAATATCGATGGGGGGTCATTCAAGGGGAAGTGAACAAGTATGTTGACTACTATTCACAAGTGCTTGGTCGCCCTCAAAGTGGGATGGGAGTGGTAAACTCATGTAAGCTAAATTATTTTCACGTTGTCATCATTTGCGTATACTTGTTTTTTTGCATTCTCATGCTCATATATATTTTGTTTGCTAGACAGTGGCGGCGGCCATTATGTATCAACAAACGGAGAAGAAACCATTTGGTTTTAGCTATTGTTGGGTGATATTGAATGGCAAACCAAAGTGGACACATTTGTTGCCGATCTCAAGGCCGGTAAGAAGAGGAATCATAGCTCAAGCTCCCACCAATCAATTGGGttggacgaagaagaggaagatgttGTGGTGGACAATGGAATAGCCACCATGCCAAAGGATAACCAGCACATGATGAGAAACAAGTGGGCGAAGGCAAAGGCCTCCCATGACCCCACGGCTACAAAAATGTACTCCACATGGACGGGCATTTTTCGGTTCGGGAGAACAAGAAAGAGATATACAAGCTCATACTGGATGCGCAAAAGGAGAGGATGGATTGGGTTCAGAAGTGGGCAAAGAATTGCAGAGCACTTGGGCACGAGGTCAATGAGACTGAGGAGGACTGGAGGAGCAGGAGCCGCCGTCGTCGGGGTCGACTTCCGCAGCAGCTGTCGTCCATCTTCCCCATGTCGTCGTCCTCTTCCACATGCCATCGACTTCCGTAGCACCCGCTCgggacttggaggaggaggtggtggatgaGAAGGTCGAGGACGAGGAGTGCACGCCCCATGCTGCCGTCATGCCTCCAGATCGAGCGCCAACCCGTTGTCATGTCTCCATATCGAGCGCCGCCTCGTCCAAGAAGGGATTTTAAGGACCGGCGCGTCGtcgtggaggagggagaggagctcAGCGACGTAGGGGAGGGGAGCGGCGCAGCGTCAGGAGGCTGCGGGGAGGGGAGCGACGGGCGACAGGACAGAGGGACTGTGGGTTTGGTCGGAGAAAGTTGGAGGGTTTTTTTTGTAAGAATGCCCTCACGACAttctttttcggacggagggagtatatatgtatGGTTCCTGTTGCGAAGAGCATGATTTCACACTTAATTTGTGGTGTATAGTTAAGTATAGTTAAGGAATTTTATCTTATTTATATGAAGGAACGATGTTGCATATTGCATTGTTTGTTATCTCCCTTTCTCTCACTCTCAGAAAAATCCATATCATGTCACACACCGCAATCATACTATATACTGCATTGAGCAGAAGTAGGGTTCGGTACAGCACTACATTAAGCCAGATTGAGAGCAGAATCATATACGGACTACTGCATTTATTGGCATCAGTAGCGATCAGGTGTTTTTGTTGCTGGATTAATTTGGCCACTGATCTCGCCGGCAGATCACGCTACAGAGCAGAGACCTGCGAGCTCTCTAGTCAATCCGCCTTGAGGGTGTTGCCGACGTCGATGACGAAGCGGTACCTGACGTCGCCCTTCGCCAGGCGCTCCATTGCCGCGTTCACCTCCCCGGCGCCGATCACCTCAACGTCCGCCGCCACGCCGTGCTCGGCGGCGAAGTCCAGCATCTCCTGCGTCTCGCTGATGCTCGCCATGCAgctcccggcaagagtcttgccgccTGTTCGACCGCATTATAAAAGATCAAACCAGGAAGAGAAGCTCACAAGATTTTTCTGAATGAAGGAAGATCATAAGATTTTTCTGAGTGATGAAGGAAGATCACAATCGAAGCTGAACTTACCGCCGATGAGAGCGAATGCGGAGACCTGCAGGGGCTTATCGGGGATGCCGAGCAGGATCATCTTGCCGTGGGGCTTGAGGAGCGCCAGGTACGGGTGCAGGGACGCGGCGGCGGACGCCGTGTTCACGATGCCGTGCATGGTGCCCGCGGCGGCCTTCATCTCCGCCGCGTCGGTGCTGAGGACGAACGCGTCGGCGCCCAGCCGCTCCAGCGCCTCCTCCCGCTTCGCAGGTGACGTGCTGATCACCGTCACCTTCCCCGCCCCGAACGCCCTGGCGAACTTGACGGCGACGTGGCCGAGCCCGCCGAGGCCGATCACGCCGACGTGGCTGCCGGGCGCGCCCAGCGCGTGGCGCCGCATGGGGGCGTACACGGTGGCGCCCGCGCAGAGCAGCGGCGCGGCGGCGTCGAGCGGCAGGGC
This region of Triticum aestivum cultivar Chinese Spring chromosome 2D, IWGSC CS RefSeq v2.1, whole genome shotgun sequence genomic DNA includes:
- the LOC123049850 gene encoding cinnamyl alcohol dehydrogenase 7 — encoded protein: MAPTATTTTTGEQQQHPRKAVGLAAHDASGHLSPIRILRRSTGDDDVAIKVLYCGICHSDLHTIKNDWKNAIYPVVPGHEIAGVVTEVGKNVAGFAAGDRVGVGCMVNACRACESCEEGAENYCARVVLTYNSRDRDGTVTRGGYSDMVVADARFVVRFPDALPLDAAAPLLCAGATVYAPMRRHALGAPGSHVGVIGLGGLGHVAVKFARAFGAGKVTVISTSPAKREEALERLGADAFVLSTDAAEMKAAAGTMHGIVNTASAAASLHPYLALLKPHGKMILLGIPDKPLQVSAFALIGGGKTLAGSCMASISETQEMLDFAAEHGVAADVEVIGAGEVNAAMERLAKGDVRYRFVIDVGNTLKAD